One Sodalis praecaptivus DNA segment encodes these proteins:
- a CDS encoding PDR/VanB family oxidoreductase has translation MNEQPFMEVVVTEKRDEGTGVIVLTLARPDGQPLPAWRAGAHIAVRLSASLLRHYSLCGDPAQRHHYRLAVLVTRHSRGAGEYLRQQVMPGQILAIGAPVTLFALQPQPYPALLLAGGIGITPLLPMALTLARQGRPYRLHYFGRPDTLSAFDLQETWREIAPAISVHHQAPADPRGLLARWLRHVGRSAIYLCGSQPFTAQVRDVCARHGVADEDLHYELFTPPALAQAGTFIVQLHPSGQRVAVTGEQTIVEALSLAGIETETACGIGVCGTCQARVVRGTPDHRDNYLTPAEKQQNDRILLCCSRARSPEIVIELQD, from the coding sequence ATGAATGAACAGCCGTTCATGGAGGTGGTGGTCACCGAAAAGCGGGATGAGGGCACCGGGGTTATCGTTTTGACCCTGGCGCGGCCGGACGGTCAGCCGCTGCCGGCCTGGCGTGCCGGCGCGCATATCGCGGTCCGCCTGAGCGCCTCGCTGTTGCGCCATTACTCGTTGTGCGGCGATCCCGCGCAGCGGCACCACTACCGGTTGGCGGTGCTGGTCACCCGGCACTCCCGCGGCGCCGGGGAGTATCTGCGCCAGCAGGTCATGCCGGGTCAGATCCTCGCCATCGGTGCGCCGGTGACGCTGTTCGCGCTGCAACCACAGCCCTATCCGGCGCTGCTGCTGGCGGGAGGTATCGGCATCACGCCGCTGTTGCCGATGGCGCTGACCCTGGCACGTCAGGGGCGCCCTTACCGGCTGCATTATTTCGGCCGCCCGGACACCCTCAGCGCTTTCGACCTACAGGAGACGTGGCGTGAGATTGCGCCGGCGATCAGCGTGCACCACCAAGCGCCGGCGGATCCGCGCGGGCTACTGGCGCGCTGGCTGCGGCACGTGGGGCGCAGCGCGATTTATCTCTGCGGATCGCAGCCGTTTACCGCGCAGGTACGGGATGTCTGCGCGCGACACGGCGTCGCCGACGAGGATCTGCATTATGAGCTGTTCACGCCGCCGGCGCTGGCGCAGGCGGGGACGTTTATAGTGCAACTGCACCCGTCGGGGCAACGGGTCGCGGTCACGGGGGAGCAGACTATCGTCGAGGCGCTAAGCCTGGCCGGCATCGAGACCGAGACCGCCTGCGGCATCGGCGTCTGCGGTACCTGTCAGGCGCGGGTGGTGCGCGGTACTCCTGACCACCGCGATAATTATTTGACGCCAGCGGAAAAACAACAAAACGACCGGATATTGCTGTGCTGTTCGCGCGCCCGGTCGCCGGAAATTGTTATCGAACTGCAGGACTGA
- a CDS encoding alpha/beta fold hydrolase → MMQDTQHCELGDFILHSGERLQHARLSYVTYGRLNRRRDNAILLPSWYAGDHRGWDALIGTGQVLDPARYFIICTNLFGNGVSSSPSHPGPQQGRRFPAVTLLDNVRAQHRLIFDHWQIDRLALVAGWSMGAMQGYQWAALYPDAVGALLAVCGSAKCWPLNQVFLSGIAAALQTDPLFQQGSYTRPPLQGLAAFGRCYAGWAYSAAFYRQHLYRQLNFPTREALLHYWEQDHQGRDANDLLCMLHSWQTANIADNAHFSGDFDAAMAAISARTIVMPCTTDSYFTLEEAEMECGLLPRGEWRPLASPFGHCAGAPGRLPAESAFICRAMADLLAA, encoded by the coding sequence ATGATGCAGGACACTCAACATTGTGAGCTAGGGGATTTTATTCTGCACAGCGGCGAGCGGCTGCAACACGCCCGGCTGAGTTATGTGACCTATGGCCGTCTTAACCGCCGGCGTGATAATGCTATTTTACTGCCGTCCTGGTATGCGGGCGACCATCGCGGTTGGGACGCGCTTATCGGTACAGGGCAGGTGCTCGATCCGGCCCGGTATTTCATTATTTGCACCAATCTGTTTGGCAACGGTGTCTCCAGCTCCCCCAGCCATCCCGGGCCGCAGCAGGGCAGGCGCTTCCCGGCGGTGACGCTTCTGGATAACGTGCGGGCGCAGCACCGGCTTATCTTTGATCATTGGCAAATCGACAGACTGGCGCTGGTCGCCGGCTGGTCGATGGGGGCGATGCAGGGGTATCAGTGGGCCGCGCTGTATCCCGATGCGGTCGGCGCATTACTGGCGGTGTGCGGTAGCGCCAAATGCTGGCCGCTGAATCAGGTATTTCTCTCGGGCATCGCCGCGGCCCTGCAGACGGACCCGCTATTCCAGCAGGGGAGTTATACCCGCCCGCCGCTGCAGGGGTTGGCCGCCTTCGGCCGCTGCTATGCGGGGTGGGCCTATTCCGCCGCGTTTTATCGCCAGCATCTCTACCGGCAGTTAAATTTCCCGACCCGCGAGGCGCTGTTGCACTATTGGGAGCAGGATCATCAAGGGCGCGACGCCAATGATCTGTTGTGCATGCTGCATAGCTGGCAGACGGCAAATATCGCCGATAATGCCCATTTTAGCGGTGATTTCGACGCGGCGATGGCGGCGATTAGCGCCAGGACCATTGTCATGCCCTGTACCACCGACAGCTATTTCACGCTGGAAGAGGCAGAGATGGAATGCGGCTTGTTGCCGCGGGGGGAATGGCGCCCGCTGGCGTCACCGTTTGGTCATTGCGCCGGCGCGCCGGGCCGGCTGCCGGCGGAAAGCGCGTTTATCTGTCGGGCTATGGCCGACCTGCTGGCGGCATGA
- the glgX gene encoding glycogen debranching protein GlgX, translating into MASKVDNQVEVLLDGKGVHIAHPNTDNDIVKHLDAGRTTRVREGKPVPLGATWDGLGVNFAIFSAHATRVELCLFNEDGEEYDRIELPEYTDEVWHGYLPDARPGLLYGYRVHGPFEPEQGHRFNPAKLLLDPYAKQIWGELQWDDALFAYDIASEDKDLTLDERDSAPFMPKCRVIDPAFSWPINGKNFIPWEKTLVYETHVRGYTMRHPAVPEHLRGTFSALSVPQIVDYIKTLGVSAIELMPIHAFVDDRHLQEKGLHNFWGYNTLGFFAPHPKYMATSTVNEFKQMIATLHAAGIEVILDVVYNHTAEGNELGPTLSLKGIDNASYYRLFPEEKRYYINDTGTGNTLNLSHPRVLQMVTDSLRYWATEMQIDGFRFDLATILGRESYGFDEGCGFLDTCRQDPILSQCKLIAEPWDCGPGGYQVGGFPPGWAEWNDRYRDSVRKFWRGDEGQLAEFTTRLAGSADIFNHRGRKPHASVNFITAHDGFTLNDIVSYEHKHNEANGEDNRDGHSENISANYGAEGLTDDPAINALRLRQMRNMLATLMFSQGTPMLLAGDEFARTQQGNNNGYCQDSEISWVDWNINDKGQSLILFTYRLIALRKRFPILHRGRFFTGKLNEKLNIKDVTWFQPGGEEMNEATWGDAHLKSIGMLLDGRSQPTGLLRVGSQSTVLLLFSASHEDVVFTLPEVAHGRGWRHIFDTFQPDDISEHTFDFGHHYTCPSRTVVLFELVNSKSSMVVA; encoded by the coding sequence ATGGCGAGCAAGGTAGATAATCAAGTAGAAGTGCTGTTGGATGGTAAAGGTGTCCACATTGCCCACCCCAATACCGATAATGACATCGTCAAACATTTGGATGCCGGCCGTACCACTCGCGTGAGAGAGGGGAAACCGGTTCCGCTCGGGGCAACCTGGGATGGCCTGGGGGTCAATTTCGCTATTTTTTCCGCTCATGCGACGCGCGTGGAACTGTGCTTATTTAATGAGGACGGCGAAGAGTATGACCGAATTGAATTACCGGAATATACCGATGAGGTATGGCACGGTTATTTGCCCGACGCGCGTCCGGGGCTGCTGTACGGTTACCGGGTACATGGCCCGTTTGAGCCGGAGCAGGGGCATCGCTTTAATCCGGCCAAGCTGCTGCTAGACCCCTACGCGAAACAAATCTGGGGCGAACTGCAATGGGACGATGCCCTGTTTGCCTATGACATCGCCAGTGAAGACAAAGATTTGACTCTGGACGAGCGCGACAGCGCGCCGTTTATGCCGAAATGCCGGGTAATTGATCCGGCGTTCTCCTGGCCCATCAACGGTAAGAACTTCATTCCGTGGGAAAAAACCCTGGTGTATGAAACGCACGTGCGCGGTTATACCATGCGTCATCCGGCGGTGCCTGAGCATTTACGCGGCACCTTTTCCGCGCTGAGCGTGCCGCAAATTGTCGACTATATAAAGACGCTTGGCGTCTCCGCCATTGAACTGATGCCGATCCACGCCTTCGTCGATGACCGCCATCTACAGGAGAAAGGGCTACACAATTTTTGGGGGTACAACACCCTCGGCTTTTTCGCGCCGCACCCCAAATATATGGCCACCTCAACCGTTAACGAATTCAAGCAGATGATAGCCACCCTGCACGCCGCCGGCATCGAAGTCATTCTGGATGTCGTGTATAACCACACCGCCGAAGGGAATGAACTGGGGCCGACTTTGTCGCTAAAGGGGATCGACAACGCCAGCTATTACCGCCTGTTTCCCGAAGAAAAGCGCTATTACATTAACGATACGGGTACCGGCAATACGCTGAATTTGAGTCATCCGCGCGTGCTGCAAATGGTGACCGACTCTCTACGCTATTGGGCGACGGAGATGCAAATTGACGGTTTCCGTTTCGATTTGGCGACAATCCTCGGCCGTGAAAGCTACGGTTTTGACGAAGGCTGCGGCTTTCTGGATACTTGTCGCCAGGATCCTATCCTCAGCCAATGCAAGCTGATAGCGGAGCCCTGGGACTGCGGCCCGGGCGGATATCAAGTAGGCGGTTTTCCGCCGGGCTGGGCCGAATGGAACGATCGTTATCGTGATTCGGTGCGGAAATTCTGGCGCGGCGATGAGGGGCAACTGGCGGAATTCACCACCCGACTGGCGGGCTCGGCCGATATTTTTAATCACCGCGGCCGCAAGCCGCACGCCTCGGTCAATTTCATTACCGCGCATGATGGCTTCACCCTCAACGATATCGTCTCCTATGAACACAAGCATAATGAGGCCAACGGCGAGGATAATCGCGACGGACATAGCGAAAATATTTCCGCCAATTATGGCGCGGAAGGTTTGACCGACGACCCGGCGATAAATGCGCTGCGATTGCGGCAAATGCGCAATATGCTAGCGACCCTGATGTTTTCCCAGGGCACGCCGATGCTGCTGGCGGGCGATGAGTTTGCCCGTACCCAGCAGGGCAACAATAACGGCTATTGCCAGGACAGCGAAATCAGCTGGGTCGACTGGAATATCAACGACAAAGGCCAATCGCTTATCCTGTTTACCTACCGGCTTATTGCGCTGCGTAAGCGTTTCCCCATCCTGCACCGCGGCCGCTTCTTCACCGGTAAGCTGAACGAGAAGCTGAACATCAAAGATGTCACCTGGTTTCAGCCCGGCGGCGAGGAGATGAATGAAGCGACGTGGGGCGATGCTCACTTAAAAAGTATCGGTATGTTGCTGGACGGGCGTTCACAGCCGACGGGGCTGCTGCGGGTGGGGTCACAAAGTACCGTGCTGCTGCTGTTCAGCGCCTCGCACGAAGACGTGGTGTTCACCCTGCCGGAGGTGGCGCACGGCCGCGGCTGGCGCCATATCTTCGATACCTTTCAGCCGGATGATATCAGCGAGCACACCTTTGATTTCGGCCACCACTACACCTGCCCATCACGTACCGTGGTGTTATTTGAACTGGTGAATAGCAAATCATCGATGGTGGTCGCCTGA
- a CDS encoding aldo/keto reductase, producing the protein MKMVKLGRSGLEVSAICLGCLTYASPEKSGYGWTLDERQSRPFIQKALESGINFFDTANVYSGGESEVVLGRALKDFARREEVVITSKVYNPMRKGPNSKGLSRKCIMTEIDASLKRLNTDYIDLYEIHRWDYDTPLEETLEALHDLVKMGKVRYLGASSMYAWQFCQALHVARANGWTPFIAMQNHLNLLYREEEREMMGLCQAQGIGVTPWSPLARGRLARPWQQTAATARGAGDAYAEFLYAATEQADRQVIQAVTEVATQRGIPQAQVALAWLYSKPAVVAPVVGVTALQHLEDALSATELTLSREEIAMLEAPYIPHPIVEHS; encoded by the coding sequence ATGAAAATGGTAAAACTCGGGCGCTCGGGGCTGGAGGTTTCGGCTATCTGTTTGGGCTGCCTCACCTATGCCTCGCCGGAAAAGAGCGGCTATGGCTGGACGCTGGATGAACGGCAAAGCCGTCCCTTTATCCAAAAGGCGCTGGAGAGCGGTATCAACTTTTTCGATACCGCCAATGTGTATTCGGGAGGCGAGAGCGAGGTCGTGCTGGGGCGGGCGCTGAAAGATTTCGCCCGTCGGGAGGAGGTGGTGATTACCTCCAAGGTCTATAACCCGATGCGCAAGGGGCCCAACAGCAAAGGATTATCCCGCAAATGCATCATGACCGAGATCGATGCCAGTCTAAAACGGCTGAATACCGATTACATCGATCTGTATGAAATTCATCGCTGGGATTACGACACGCCCCTGGAGGAGACGCTGGAAGCGCTGCACGATTTGGTAAAGATGGGCAAGGTACGCTATCTCGGCGCCTCTTCGATGTATGCCTGGCAATTTTGCCAAGCGCTGCACGTCGCGCGGGCTAACGGTTGGACGCCGTTTATCGCCATGCAAAACCACCTCAATCTTTTGTACCGCGAAGAAGAGCGGGAAATGATGGGGTTATGCCAGGCGCAAGGCATCGGCGTCACGCCCTGGAGCCCGCTGGCGCGCGGCCGTTTGGCGCGGCCGTGGCAGCAGACCGCCGCCACGGCGCGCGGGGCCGGCGATGCCTATGCGGAGTTTCTCTACGCGGCGACCGAGCAGGCGGACCGGCAGGTTATCCAGGCGGTGACCGAGGTGGCGACGCAGCGCGGTATCCCGCAGGCGCAGGTTGCGCTGGCCTGGCTTTACAGCAAGCCTGCGGTGGTGGCGCCGGTGGTCGGCGTCACGGCCCTACAGCATTTGGAAGACGCGCTCAGCGCCACGGAACTGACGCTGAGCCGCGAGGAAATCGCAATGCTGGAAGCGCCCTATATCCCTCACCCGATCGTTGAACATTCATGA
- a CDS encoding TetR/AcrR family transcriptional regulator: MKTRATKTAMTPAATVKAKKNQPGDVATTLLNCALELFARQNYSSVRIKDIADATGHNSALIYYYFGSKENLFLKVIESTVEKAFEQFEAIKHDARDSQQVLFLWIQIHIMQFYLLQKLAKISLDYAGTHGRTPQIDKAIKKFYEKESVVLKNTLTDGIQAGVFREVNPADMAMFISTYLDGVLFRTVMFPKFKYKHAINCMREFVFEHLAVKPA, encoded by the coding sequence ATGAAAACTCGCGCTACCAAGACCGCAATGACGCCCGCCGCCACCGTAAAGGCAAAAAAAAACCAGCCGGGGGATGTGGCGACGACCCTGCTTAATTGCGCACTGGAATTGTTCGCCCGGCAAAATTACTCATCCGTCAGAATTAAAGATATTGCCGACGCCACGGGCCATAATTCAGCTCTGATTTATTACTACTTTGGTTCCAAGGAAAACCTTTTTCTCAAAGTCATTGAATCTACAGTAGAAAAAGCCTTCGAGCAGTTCGAGGCTATCAAACACGACGCCCGCGATTCGCAACAAGTGCTGTTTCTTTGGATCCAGATACATATCATGCAGTTTTATTTGCTGCAAAAGCTGGCCAAAATCAGCCTGGATTATGCCGGCACCCACGGCCGTACCCCGCAAATCGATAAAGCCATTAAAAAGTTTTATGAAAAAGAGTCGGTGGTGCTGAAAAATACCCTCACCGACGGCATACAGGCCGGAGTATTTCGCGAGGTGAACCCCGCCGATATGGCGATGTTTATTTCCACCTACCTCGATGGGGTGTTATTCCGCACGGTCATGTTTCCTAAATTTAAATACAAACATGCCATCAATTGCATGCGCGAGTTTGTCTTTGAACATCTGGCGGTCAAGCCGGCATAA
- a CDS encoding shikimate 5-dehydrogenase: MEINKDTQLCMSLAGRPGNFGTRFHNYLYQHMGLNYLYKAFTTQDIAAAVGGVRALGIRGCAVSMPFKESCIPYLDELDPSAQAIESVNTIVNTNGQLKAYNTDFIAVERLIAQHQVDPRLSFALRGSGGMAKAVAGALHHAGFRDGVIVARNERAGRHLAELYGYRWQRDEHGLQAGMLVNVTPLGMAGGADIDTLAFSRTLIAAANVVFDVVAMPAETPLIQAARALQKPVITGAEVVAIQALEQFVLYTGVRPDPDLVARAAAHAAG; encoded by the coding sequence ATGGAGATTAACAAAGACACCCAGCTGTGCATGTCATTGGCCGGACGCCCGGGCAATTTTGGCACGCGTTTTCATAATTATCTTTATCAGCATATGGGGTTGAATTATCTGTACAAGGCATTCACTACCCAAGACATTGCCGCCGCCGTCGGCGGGGTGCGCGCGCTGGGTATTCGCGGCTGCGCGGTGTCCATGCCGTTCAAAGAAAGCTGTATTCCTTATCTGGATGAGCTGGATCCGTCGGCGCAGGCCATCGAATCGGTTAACACTATCGTCAACACTAACGGGCAGTTAAAAGCCTACAATACGGATTTTATCGCCGTGGAGCGGCTGATTGCCCAGCATCAGGTGGATCCGCGGCTTTCCTTTGCCCTGCGCGGCAGCGGTGGGATGGCCAAAGCCGTCGCCGGCGCATTGCATCATGCGGGGTTTCGCGACGGCGTGATCGTCGCACGCAACGAACGTGCCGGACGCCATCTGGCAGAGTTATATGGCTATCGCTGGCAGCGGGATGAGCATGGCCTACAGGCGGGTATGCTGGTCAACGTTACGCCGCTCGGCATGGCGGGCGGCGCGGACATCGATACGCTTGCTTTCAGCCGCACGCTTATCGCCGCCGCCAACGTGGTATTCGACGTCGTGGCAATGCCGGCTGAAACGCCGCTGATCCAAGCCGCGCGCGCCCTGCAAAAACCGGTTATTACCGGTGCCGAGGTGGTGGCAATCCAGGCGCTGGAACAATTTGTTCTCTACACCGGCGTACGCCCAGACCCGGATCTGGTCGCCCGCGCCGCCGCGCACGCCGCCGGCTAA
- a CDS encoding aromatic ring-hydroxylating oxygenase subunit alpha, whose amino-acid sequence MPDISQRIDCVTDECAAIIETIKRQQSEEAAYASTLPAEAYNSEAFFDYEMEKVFRADWLFVGHVSQIPQEGDYFTLNIVKEPLVVIRHQQQVRVMSSVCLHRWVPVVTGEGNAKALVCPFHNWTYDTGGQLIGTPYMNQAAEFDRHSCSLPQIRSEIVHGMIFITFSDSVESIADRLRPLNALLDKYQVADLHTAYTLDYDCPFNWKMAVETFMECYHHSAVHRTTLEDSFPGRLSYIGEDGPGWTLCHQPLRKNGAISEVLTPGLIPLSGFSEQDMRQIDLMLIYPTCLIGLNPDRLSISTLLPEDRHTTRWHRLVLVSKASAAQPDFAATAAEMKNGSLGIIDEDLGINAAQKIGSRSRMARPGRLGHLETTVWHLANYLRRRL is encoded by the coding sequence ATGCCAGATATTTCGCAGCGTATCGATTGTGTTACGGATGAATGCGCAGCCATTATAGAAACGATTAAGCGCCAACAATCGGAAGAGGCCGCCTACGCCTCGACCTTACCGGCAGAAGCCTATAATAGCGAAGCCTTTTTTGACTATGAGATGGAAAAAGTCTTTCGCGCCGATTGGCTGTTCGTCGGGCATGTTTCGCAGATCCCGCAGGAAGGGGATTACTTTACGCTTAACATCGTCAAAGAGCCGCTGGTCGTGATCCGCCATCAGCAGCAGGTACGCGTGATGTCGTCGGTGTGCCTGCACCGCTGGGTGCCGGTGGTGACCGGCGAAGGCAATGCCAAAGCGCTGGTGTGCCCGTTCCATAACTGGACCTATGATACCGGCGGCCAATTGATCGGGACGCCGTATATGAATCAGGCGGCGGAGTTCGACCGCCACAGCTGCTCGCTGCCGCAGATCCGCAGTGAAATCGTGCACGGTATGATTTTCATCACCTTTTCCGACAGCGTCGAGTCGATAGCCGATCGATTGCGTCCTCTTAACGCCCTGTTGGACAAATACCAGGTGGCCGATTTGCATACCGCCTACACCCTCGACTATGACTGCCCGTTCAACTGGAAAATGGCGGTGGAAACGTTTATGGAGTGCTATCACCACTCCGCCGTGCACCGCACCACGCTGGAGGACAGTTTCCCGGGGCGCTTGAGCTATATCGGCGAAGATGGCCCGGGGTGGACGCTGTGTCATCAGCCGCTGCGCAAAAACGGCGCTATTTCGGAAGTCCTGACCCCCGGCCTTATCCCGCTGAGCGGCTTCAGCGAGCAGGATATGCGGCAAATTGATTTGATGCTGATTTACCCCACCTGTCTTATCGGGTTGAATCCTGATCGCTTAAGTATCAGTACCTTGCTGCCGGAGGATCGCCATACGACACGTTGGCATCGGCTGGTGCTGGTGTCCAAAGCCTCCGCCGCGCAGCCGGACTTTGCCGCCACGGCGGCTGAAATGAAGAACGGCAGCCTGGGCATTATTGACGAGGATTTGGGCATCAATGCGGCGCAGAAAATCGGCAGCCGCTCGCGCATGGCGCGGCCGGGCCGGCTTGGTCATCTGGAAACTACCGTGTGGCATTTGGCCAACTATTTGCGCCGCCGTTTATAG
- a CDS encoding cobalamin-independent methionine synthase II family protein — MSDVAASSRIFTTHVGSLPRPVALLDLMKANIDGQDNQAELDSAIRQAVSQSVEEQVADGIDIVTDGEQSKTGFFSYVRERIEGFEPRPGAGYAAFDAEVEAFPEYYKHYFGEAMLGGNLTPFVPVACTGPVRYVGLPQLQRDIDNLKLALTTTACQGAFLPSVAPTGVGSNEFYRSEEEYLSAVADALRVEYQTIIDAGFSVQIDDPFLPDLFADRQLDNAAIHRKANAYIEILNHALRGLPQDKIRYHTCYSINEGPRIHDVPFIEFVRFMLRINASDYSFEAGNVRHEHEYHLWEQVKLPEGKRLIPGVICHASNTVEHPELIAERLVRFAERVGRDNVIAGVDCGFSSQATYRTEVHPTVIREKFRALRAGAALASERLWRG; from the coding sequence ATGTCAGACGTTGCAGCGAGTTCCCGTATTTTCACCACCCATGTTGGTAGCCTGCCGCGCCCGGTTGCCTTGCTGGATCTGATGAAAGCCAATATAGATGGCCAGGATAATCAGGCAGAGCTGGATAGCGCCATTCGTCAGGCCGTCAGCCAGTCCGTCGAGGAACAGGTGGCGGACGGCATCGATATTGTCACCGACGGCGAACAATCCAAGACCGGTTTCTTTTCCTACGTCCGTGAGCGCATTGAAGGTTTTGAACCTCGGCCGGGCGCGGGCTATGCGGCGTTTGATGCCGAAGTTGAAGCGTTTCCTGAGTACTATAAACACTATTTCGGCGAAGCGATGCTGGGCGGCAATTTGACGCCGTTCGTGCCGGTGGCCTGTACCGGCCCGGTCCGCTATGTAGGCCTGCCGCAGCTGCAACGGGATATCGACAATCTGAAGCTGGCACTAACGACGACCGCCTGTCAGGGAGCGTTTTTACCCTCGGTGGCGCCGACCGGCGTGGGCAGCAATGAATTTTACCGCAGTGAAGAAGAGTATCTGAGCGCCGTTGCGGACGCGCTGCGCGTAGAGTATCAAACCATCATCGACGCCGGCTTCAGCGTACAAATCGATGACCCCTTCCTGCCGGATTTATTTGCCGATCGCCAACTGGACAATGCGGCTATCCATCGTAAGGCCAATGCCTATATTGAGATCCTGAACCATGCGCTGCGCGGCCTGCCGCAGGACAAAATCCGCTACCATACCTGCTACAGCATCAATGAGGGTCCGCGTATCCACGACGTCCCGTTCATTGAGTTCGTCCGCTTCATGTTGCGCATTAACGCCAGCGACTACTCATTCGAGGCGGGCAATGTACGCCATGAACACGAATACCACCTTTGGGAACAGGTTAAACTGCCGGAAGGGAAACGCCTGATCCCGGGCGTTATCTGCCATGCGAGCAACACCGTGGAGCATCCTGAGCTTATCGCAGAGCGACTGGTTCGTTTCGCGGAACGTGTGGGCCGGGACAACGTGATAGCCGGCGTCGACTGCGGTTTCTCCTCCCAAGCCACCTACCGTACGGAAGTGCATCCGACGGTTATCCGCGAGAAGTTTCGAGCGCTGCGCGCCGGCGCGGCGCTGGCCAGCGAGCGGCTGTGGCGCGGTTGA
- the glnT gene encoding type III glutamate--ammonia ligase, whose product MMKKTEQQITELEQQLQQQGVEYCMGAYVDIHGVPKGKVVPIGHFRQMAAGSERYTGYALDGLGQLPNEDELTSIPDLDGIIQLPWEPKIAWMPADNAFQGEPYPLSTRVALKNVLAQAEAMGFGFNLGIECEIYLLKREQDGGLTVPDADNKLNKPCYDLQGFVGQFAWLDKVSSTINQLGWDLYSLDHEDGNSQFEFDFKYADALTSCDRFIFFRFMAKHYARELGLVATMMPKPFANKTGTGAHFNMSLFDKASGENIFQSAQDPRGLGLSQTGYYFIGGLLRHGRALCAAFAPTVNSYKRLVRQGAMNYFSWAPVFNSYGSNNRTNSVRVPAGGGRCESRNADGAVNPYLAAALALAAGLEGIRDKIDPREPNEDNLYAISEQERQARGIDFLPQNLLEAVEAFDSDPFVEATLGKALKDEFVKYKLQEWNHYHLHVSQWEIERYSTIF is encoded by the coding sequence ATGATGAAAAAGACCGAACAGCAGATAACCGAACTGGAACAACAATTACAGCAGCAGGGCGTGGAGTATTGCATGGGCGCCTATGTGGATATTCACGGCGTGCCGAAAGGCAAAGTGGTGCCGATTGGCCATTTCCGTCAAATGGCGGCCGGGTCGGAGCGCTATACCGGCTATGCCCTTGATGGCCTGGGCCAACTGCCTAACGAAGATGAACTGACCTCGATTCCGGATCTGGACGGCATAATCCAACTGCCCTGGGAGCCGAAAATCGCCTGGATGCCGGCCGATAATGCCTTTCAGGGCGAACCCTATCCCCTCAGTACGCGGGTGGCGCTGAAAAACGTGCTGGCGCAGGCCGAGGCGATGGGCTTTGGCTTTAATTTGGGGATCGAGTGCGAGATCTATTTGCTTAAACGCGAGCAGGACGGCGGACTGACGGTGCCGGATGCGGACAATAAGCTTAATAAACCCTGCTACGATTTGCAGGGGTTTGTCGGCCAGTTTGCCTGGCTCGACAAAGTCTCTTCCACCATTAACCAGCTGGGTTGGGATCTCTACTCGCTGGATCACGAGGATGGCAACTCGCAATTTGAGTTTGATTTCAAATACGCCGATGCCCTGACCAGTTGCGATCGCTTTATTTTCTTCCGTTTCATGGCCAAGCACTATGCCCGGGAATTAGGGCTGGTGGCGACCATGATGCCGAAACCCTTCGCAAATAAAACCGGTACCGGCGCGCACTTTAATATGTCGTTGTTTGATAAGGCCAGCGGCGAGAATATTTTTCAATCCGCGCAGGATCCGCGCGGGCTGGGGCTATCTCAAACGGGGTATTACTTTATCGGCGGCCTGCTGCGCCACGGGCGCGCGCTTTGTGCTGCCTTCGCCCCCACGGTGAACAGTTATAAACGGCTGGTGCGCCAGGGCGCGATGAATTATTTCTCTTGGGCGCCGGTATTCAACTCCTATGGATCCAATAACCGCACCAACTCGGTACGGGTACCGGCCGGCGGCGGCCGCTGCGAATCGCGCAACGCCGACGGCGCGGTCAATCCCTATCTGGCGGCGGCGCTGGCGCTGGCGGCCGGGCTGGAGGGGATACGCGACAAGATAGACCCGCGCGAGCCGAACGAAGACAATTTGTATGCCATCAGCGAACAGGAGCGTCAGGCGCGGGGCATTGATTTTCTGCCGCAAAATCTGCTGGAAGCGGTGGAGGCGTTCGATAGCGATCCTTTCGTCGAGGCGACGCTCGGTAAAGCGCTTAAGGATGAATTCGTCAAATACAAACTGCAAGAGTGGAATCACTACCACCTGCATGTCAGCCAGTGGGAAATCGAGCGCTATAGCACGATTTTTTAA